From the Ostrinia nubilalis chromosome 16, ilOstNubi1.1, whole genome shotgun sequence genome, one window contains:
- the LOC135079267 gene encoding phosphatidylinositol 5-phosphate 4-kinase type-2 alpha isoform X2, producing the protein MSVPSTGLSKLKKKHIRVKHQKVKLFRANEPLLSVFMWGVNHTINELSHVTIPVMLLPDDFRAYSKLKVDNHLFNKENMPSHFKVKEYCPLVFRNLRERFGIDDLDYKESLTRSQPTPDDSSGKSGAKFYQSYDRLFILKTLTSEEVERMHSFLKHYHPYIVERHGKTLLPQYLGMYRLTVDGIEHYLVATRNVFSNHLNIHKKYDLKGSTVDREASEKELEKELPTLKDNDFIKQGVRIDIGDAAKDKLLETLTADVEFLTKLHLMDYSLLLGVHECGRGEAEAEAARAREADNDSDNDTDTDTDTDNRWGYNTPPDSPRGFARQSSLRYQGIIPELDIYAIPSQDGAPKKEIYFVALIDVLTHYGVKKQAAKAAKTVKYGSNVDGISTCDPEQYGRRFIEFVAKAIEGN; encoded by the exons ATGTCCGTTCCGAGTACGGGTTTGAGCAAGTTGAAGAAGAAACACATTCGCGTAAAGCATCAAAAAGTGAAATTATTCCGTGCCAATGAACCGTTACTGTCTGTTTTTATGTGGGGTGTAAATCACAcg ATAAACGAGTTGAGTCATGTCACAATACCAGTCATGCTACTTCCCGATGACTTCAGGGCATACTCCAAACTCAAAGTCGACAaccatttatttaataa GGAAAACATGCCATCTCATTTTAAAGTGAAGGAATATTGCCCGTTGGTGTTCAGAAACCTCCGCGAGAGGTTCGGAATTGACGACCTCGATTACAAAGAGTCGCTCACAAG ATCGCAGCCAACCCCGGACGACTCGTCGGGCAAGTCGGGCGCCAAGTTCTACCAGAGCTACGATCGGCTGTTCATCTTGAAGACTCTGACTTCTGAGGAGGTGGAACGGATGCACTCCTTCCTCAAGCATTATCACCCG TACATAGTGGAGCGGCACGGCAAGACGCTGCTGCCGCAGTACCTCGGCATGTACCGGCTGACGGTGGACGGCATCGAGCACTACCTCGTGGCCACCAGGAACGTCTTCTCAAACCACCTCAACATTCAcaa GAAGTATGATCTGAAAGGGTCGACGGTAGACCGGGAGGCGTCGGAAAAAGAGTTGGAAAAGGAACTACCCACGTTAAAAGACAACGACTTCATCAAGCAGGGCGTCCGCATTGACATCGGCGACGCCGCCAAGGACAAACTGCTCGAGACGCTGACGGCTGATGTCGAG TTTCTAACTAAGCTCCACCTAATGGACTACTCGTTACTACTGGGCGTGCACGAATGCGGGCGCGGCGAGGCCGAGGCcgaggcggcgcgcgcgcgcgaGGCCGACAACGACAGCGACAACGACACCGACACCGACACGGACACCGACAACCG GTGGGGCTACAACACGCCGCCGGACAGCCCGCGCGGGTTCGCGCGGCAGTCGTCGCTGCGCTACCAGGGCATCATTCCCGAGCTCGACATCTACGCCATCCCCAGTCAGGACG GTGCACCTAAGAAGGAAATATACTTCGTCGCTTTGATTGATGTGCTAACGCACTATGGAGTTAAGAAACAG GCGGCGAAAGCAGCGAAGACTGTAAAGTATGGTAGCAATGTAGACGGCATTTCTACTTGCGACCCGGAGCAATATGGAAGGCGGTTTATAGAGTTTGTAGCTAAAGCCATAGAGGGCAACTAG
- the LOC135079267 gene encoding phosphatidylinositol 5-phosphate 4-kinase type-2 gamma isoform X1, which yields MSVPSTGLSKLKKKHIRVKHQKVKLFRANEPLLSVFMWGVNHTINELSHVTIPVMLLPDDFRAYSKLKVDNHLFNKENMPSHFKVKEYCPLVFRNLRERFGIDDLDYKESLTRFRKPDNYLCARIQKRSISKLRRSATAPTDVANMKNETHQEGLFHDASEFVKRGLTIKRLRSQPTPDDSSGKSGAKFYQSYDRLFILKTLTSEEVERMHSFLKHYHPYIVERHGKTLLPQYLGMYRLTVDGIEHYLVATRNVFSNHLNIHKKYDLKGSTVDREASEKELEKELPTLKDNDFIKQGVRIDIGDAAKDKLLETLTADVEFLTKLHLMDYSLLLGVHECGRGEAEAEAARAREADNDSDNDTDTDTDTDNRHHGDK from the exons ATGTCCGTTCCGAGTACGGGTTTGAGCAAGTTGAAGAAGAAACACATTCGCGTAAAGCATCAAAAAGTGAAATTATTCCGTGCCAATGAACCGTTACTGTCTGTTTTTATGTGGGGTGTAAATCACAcg ATAAACGAGTTGAGTCATGTCACAATACCAGTCATGCTACTTCCCGATGACTTCAGGGCATACTCCAAACTCAAAGTCGACAaccatttatttaataa GGAAAACATGCCATCTCATTTTAAAGTGAAGGAATATTGCCCGTTGGTGTTCAGAAACCTCCGCGAGAGGTTCGGAATTGACGACCTCGATTACAAAGAGTCGCTCACAAG GTTTAGAAAGCCAGATAACTACCTCTGCGCGAGGATTCAGAAGCGGTCGATCAGCAAGCTGCGCCGGTCGGCCACCGCACCCACTGACGTTGCCAACATGAAAAACGAAACCCACCAAGAAGGCCTATTCCATGACGCGAGCGAATTCGTCAAAAGAGGCCTGACGATTAAACGCCTGAG ATCGCAGCCAACCCCGGACGACTCGTCGGGCAAGTCGGGCGCCAAGTTCTACCAGAGCTACGATCGGCTGTTCATCTTGAAGACTCTGACTTCTGAGGAGGTGGAACGGATGCACTCCTTCCTCAAGCATTATCACCCG TACATAGTGGAGCGGCACGGCAAGACGCTGCTGCCGCAGTACCTCGGCATGTACCGGCTGACGGTGGACGGCATCGAGCACTACCTCGTGGCCACCAGGAACGTCTTCTCAAACCACCTCAACATTCAcaa GAAGTATGATCTGAAAGGGTCGACGGTAGACCGGGAGGCGTCGGAAAAAGAGTTGGAAAAGGAACTACCCACGTTAAAAGACAACGACTTCATCAAGCAGGGCGTCCGCATTGACATCGGCGACGCCGCCAAGGACAAACTGCTCGAGACGCTGACGGCTGATGTCGAG TTTCTAACTAAGCTCCACCTAATGGACTACTCGTTACTACTGGGCGTGCACGAATGCGGGCGCGGCGAGGCCGAGGCcgaggcggcgcgcgcgcgcgaGGCCGACAACGACAGCGACAACGACACCGACACCGACACGGACACCGACAACCGGCACCACGGCGACAAGTGA